In one window of Astyanax mexicanus isolate ESR-SI-001 chromosome 18, AstMex3_surface, whole genome shotgun sequence DNA:
- the LOC125782661 gene encoding G2/M phase-specific E3 ubiquitin-protein ligase-like isoform X1, with translation MVIQFKYPDGGLKRRRFLPSQLFQDLVAFAGNVDMASEIFSLQKAMSPISILSTQRGSLADNGITAQCTLYILWMSGDEVENIISNSSIACGPYPVAPSTTFSPAPSPPTTITTCSPAPSSPIPAPIFSPAPSPPTTITTISPAPSSPIAAPIFSAAPSPSQSPSFSPSSPDQEDIEEAFDIAAALQTLKARVHHLAPTANQINVLRDEEFECALRAFNRPTFDAESKLDIVFIDEDGRGEGAVDDGGPTREFCRLLMGKLQGHQIFEGPPEERTLALDSIALHTNTYKSVGQMLSVCLIHGGVSPNFFSKRLFSQVFGLPSGPATIEDMVDHGLRAKLEKINSADTLDDAREAVSETAEELALMGALRHLRSLEHRKELMEAVLQFYCEGRIHAALTQFKDGLTTLGVLQMVTSHPQAFEKVFLYDPTPLKASDIVELFHARCRSLPASNRRRKVDLPIQ, from the exons ATGGTCATTCAGTTTAAATATCCTGATGGTGGCTTAAAAAGGAGACGCTTCCTACCAAGTCAGCTATTTCAG GATTTAGTTGCCTTTGCAGGTAATGTAGACATGGCCAGTGAAATATTTTCACTCCAGAAAGCTATGTCTCCTATCTCAATCCTGAGTACCCAAAGAGGTTCACTAGCAGACAATGGAATCACTGCACAGTGTACTTTGTACATTCTGTGGATGTCAGGGGATGAAGTGGAG AATATTATATCAAATTCATCCATAGCATGTGGCCCATACCCAGTTGCACCATCTACCACCTTTTCTCCTGCTCCTTCTCCGCCCACCACGATCACCACCTGTTCTCCTGCCCCCTCTTCACCCATCCCAGCCCCCATATTTTCTCCTGCTCCTTCTCCACCCACCACAATCACCACCATTTCTCCTGCTCCCTCTTCACCCATTGCAGCCCCCATATTTTCTGCTGCTCCTTCTCCATCCCAGAGTCCTTCATTCAGTCCATCAAGCCCAGACCAGGAGGATATTGAAGA AGCTTTTGACATTGCTGCTGCACTGCAGACTCTGAAGGCAAGGGTTCACCATCTTGCTCCTACTGCCAATCAAATAAACGTTCTTCGTGATGAAGAGTTTGAATGTGCTCTAAGAGCTTTCAACAGGCCAACCTTTGACGCTGAGTCAAAACTAGACATCGTCTTCATTGATGAGGATGGTCGAGGAGAAGGGGCCGTAGATGATGGTGGGCCTACCAGAGAGTTTTGCAGACTGCTTATGGGAAAACTACAAGGGCACCAAATATTTGAAGGGCCTCCAGAAGAACGCACCCTTGCACTTGACAGCATTG CACTTCACACCAACACCTACAAAAGCGTGGGACAGATGTTGTCTGTTTGCCTGATCCACGGGGGAGTGTCACCTAACTTCTTTTCAAAAAGGCTTTTCAGCCAAGTCTTTGGTTTACCATCTGGTCCAGCAACCATTGAGGACATGGTAGACCATGGTCTCAGAGCTAAACTGGAGAAG ATAAACAGTGCAGATACGCTTGATGATGCCAGGGAGGCTGTTAGTGAAACTGCTGAAGAGTTGGCGCTGATGGGAGCTCTACGGCACCTCAGATCCTTGGAGCACAGGAAGGAGCTGATGGAAGCTGTTCTTCAGTTTTACTGTGAAGGCCGAATCCATGCAGCCCTCACACA ATTTAAAGATGGACTGACTACACTTGGGGTCCTTCAGATGGTAACCTCACACCCTCAAGCTTTTGAAAAAGTCTTTCTTTACGACCCAACGCCACTGAAGGCCAGCGATATTGTGGAACTTTTCCATGCCAGGTGTCGATCTTTGCCAGCATCAAACCGAAGGCGGAAG GTGGACTTGCCCATCCAATAA
- the LOC125782661 gene encoding G2/M phase-specific E3 ubiquitin-protein ligase-like isoform X2, translated as MVIQFKYPDGGLKRRRFLPSQLFQDLVAFAGNVDMASEIFSLQKAMSPISILSTQRGSLADNGITAQCTLYILWMSGDEVESPSFSPSSPDQEDIEEAFDIAAALQTLKARVHHLAPTANQINVLRDEEFECALRAFNRPTFDAESKLDIVFIDEDGRGEGAVDDGGPTREFCRLLMGKLQGHQIFEGPPEERTLALDSIALHTNTYKSVGQMLSVCLIHGGVSPNFFSKRLFSQVFGLPSGPATIEDMVDHGLRAKLEKINSADTLDDAREAVSETAEELALMGALRHLRSLEHRKELMEAVLQFYCEGRIHAALTQFKDGLTTLGVLQMVTSHPQAFEKVFLYDPTPLKASDIVELFHARCRSLPASNRRRKVDLPIQ; from the exons ATGGTCATTCAGTTTAAATATCCTGATGGTGGCTTAAAAAGGAGACGCTTCCTACCAAGTCAGCTATTTCAG GATTTAGTTGCCTTTGCAGGTAATGTAGACATGGCCAGTGAAATATTTTCACTCCAGAAAGCTATGTCTCCTATCTCAATCCTGAGTACCCAAAGAGGTTCACTAGCAGACAATGGAATCACTGCACAGTGTACTTTGTACATTCTGTGGATGTCAGGGGATGAAGTGGAG AGTCCTTCATTCAGTCCATCAAGCCCAGACCAGGAGGATATTGAAGA AGCTTTTGACATTGCTGCTGCACTGCAGACTCTGAAGGCAAGGGTTCACCATCTTGCTCCTACTGCCAATCAAATAAACGTTCTTCGTGATGAAGAGTTTGAATGTGCTCTAAGAGCTTTCAACAGGCCAACCTTTGACGCTGAGTCAAAACTAGACATCGTCTTCATTGATGAGGATGGTCGAGGAGAAGGGGCCGTAGATGATGGTGGGCCTACCAGAGAGTTTTGCAGACTGCTTATGGGAAAACTACAAGGGCACCAAATATTTGAAGGGCCTCCAGAAGAACGCACCCTTGCACTTGACAGCATTG CACTTCACACCAACACCTACAAAAGCGTGGGACAGATGTTGTCTGTTTGCCTGATCCACGGGGGAGTGTCACCTAACTTCTTTTCAAAAAGGCTTTTCAGCCAAGTCTTTGGTTTACCATCTGGTCCAGCAACCATTGAGGACATGGTAGACCATGGTCTCAGAGCTAAACTGGAGAAG ATAAACAGTGCAGATACGCTTGATGATGCCAGGGAGGCTGTTAGTGAAACTGCTGAAGAGTTGGCGCTGATGGGAGCTCTACGGCACCTCAGATCCTTGGAGCACAGGAAGGAGCTGATGGAAGCTGTTCTTCAGTTTTACTGTGAAGGCCGAATCCATGCAGCCCTCACACA ATTTAAAGATGGACTGACTACACTTGGGGTCCTTCAGATGGTAACCTCACACCCTCAAGCTTTTGAAAAAGTCTTTCTTTACGACCCAACGCCACTGAAGGCCAGCGATATTGTGGAACTTTTCCATGCCAGGTGTCGATCTTTGCCAGCATCAAACCGAAGGCGGAAG GTGGACTTGCCCATCCAATAA
- the LOC125782564 gene encoding uncharacterized protein LOC125782564 has translation MSHRLHRRTYKVAGPNSLWHVDGNHKLIRWRIVIHGGVDGYSRLVVFLQASNNNRSDTVMDLFIGAVSQYGVPSRVRCDHGGENNGMCLFMDIFRGSSRGLRGRSTHNQRIERLWSDVWRGVTNVYYSLFAWLENEGKLDSSNEMHMWALHFVDLPRINRDLRLFINQWNHHKLRTAHMSPHQIFVQACLSQHLQHHTGIQGLFGADEQPEAEGGEAGAAAAEGGQAGAASAAAEGGEAGAAAAKGSEAGGAAAEGGEARVPAFDWHQTVDVPVNRFILNGEQLEHIRQNINPLGVQETV, from the exons ATGTCCCACAGGCTTCACAGAAGAACATACAAAGTGGCAGGACCAAATTCACTGTGGCATGTAGATGGAAATCATAAACTCATTAG GTGGAGAATTGTGATCCATGGAGGTGTTGATGGGTACAGCAGACTTGTGGTTTTCCTACAAGCTTCAAACAACAATAGAAGTGACACTGTTATGGACCTGTTTATTGGAGCAGTCAGCCAGTATGGTGTCCCTTCAAGGGTCAGATGTGACCATGGAGGGGAAAACAATGGAATGTGTCTCTTCATGGATATCTTCCGAGGCTCAAGCAGGGGTTTACGAGGGAGGAGCACTCATAACCAGCGCATTGAGAGACtatggagtgatgtgtggagaggtGTTACAAACGTCTATTATTCATTGTTTGCATGGCTGGAGAATGAAGGAAAATTGGACTCCAGTAATGAAATGCACATGTGGGCTCTTCATTTTGTTGATCTCCCTCGGATAAACCGTGATCTCAGATTGTTCATTAATCAGTGGAACCACCACAAGCTGAGAACTGCCCACATGTCACCGCATCAGATTTTTGTGCAAGCTTGTTTGTCACAACATTTGCAACATCACACTGGCATTCAAGGCCTCTTTGGAGCAGATGAACAGCCAGAAGCGGAGGGCGGCGAGGCAGGGGCAGCCGCAGCGGAGGGCGGCCAGGCAGGGGCAGCCTCAGCCGCAGCGGAGGGCGGCGAGGCAGGGGCAGCCGCAGCGAAGGGCAGCGAGGCAGGGGGAGCCGCAGCGGAGGGTGGCGAGGCAAGAGTGCCTGCCTTTGACTGGCATCAAACAGTGGATGTCCCTGTGAATCGGTTTATACTCAATGGAGAACAATTGGAACACATCAGGCAAAACATAAATCCTTTGGGGGTGCAAGAGACAGTTTAG